A stretch of the Vagococcus xieshaowenii genome encodes the following:
- the pta gene encoding phosphate acetyltransferase: protein MDILINLTAKVKGKDVKIVFPEATDVRVLGAAIRLKNDEVVEPVLVGSPEAINTVASENGWDASKLTVIDPTSYYKFEEMVASFVERRNGKATEDQARTTLLDPNYFGTMLVHMGIADGMVSGAIHSTGDTVRPALQIIKTKPGVSRTSGAFLMIRGEEKYVFSDCAININPDAQALGEIAVESARTAEMFDIEPRVAMLSFSTKGSAASEEVTKVAEATKIAQELAPQYQIDGELQFDAAFVPSVGAQKAPESEVAGKATVYVFPEIQSGNIGYKIAQRFGGFEAVGPILQGLNKPISDLSRGCNEEDVYKLAIITAAQYLMDK, encoded by the coding sequence TTGGATATTTTAATTAATCTAACAGCAAAAGTTAAAGGTAAAGATGTAAAAATCGTTTTCCCAGAAGCAACAGATGTACGTGTATTAGGGGCAGCTATTCGTTTGAAAAATGATGAAGTGGTAGAACCTGTATTAGTTGGTTCACCAGAAGCTATCAATACAGTAGCAAGTGAAAATGGTTGGGATGCTTCTAAATTAACAGTGATTGACCCAACGTCTTACTACAAATTTGAAGAGATGGTGGCATCATTTGTTGAGCGTCGTAACGGTAAAGCAACAGAAGACCAAGCACGCACAACATTATTAGATCCTAACTACTTTGGTACTATGTTAGTACACATGGGTATCGCAGACGGCATGGTAAGTGGCGCAATTCATTCTACAGGTGATACAGTACGACCAGCATTACAAATCATCAAAACAAAACCAGGCGTTAGCCGTACAAGTGGTGCATTTTTAATGATTCGTGGAGAAGAAAAATATGTCTTCTCTGACTGTGCAATTAACATCAACCCAGATGCACAAGCATTAGGTGAAATTGCAGTTGAAAGTGCTCGTACAGCTGAAATGTTTGATATCGAACCACGTGTTGCCATGTTAAGCTTCTCAACTAAAGGTTCAGCAGCTTCAGAAGAAGTAACCAAAGTTGCTGAAGCAACAAAAATCGCGCAAGAATTAGCACCTCAATACCAAATTGATGGCGAATTACAATTCGACGCTGCGTTTGTACCATCTGTAGGTGCTCAAAAAGCACCTGAATCAGAAGTTGCTGGTAAAGCAACTGTTTATGTATTCCCTGAAATTCAATCAGGAAACATTGGCTACAAAATTGCGCAACGTTTCGGTGGGTTCGAAGCAGTAGGACCAATCTTACAAGGCTTAAACAAACCTATTTCTGATTTATCTCGTGGA
- a CDS encoding uracil-DNA glycosylase: MELTLDKKWQERLEDELSQDYFKELWQFVTHAYDTSTIYPPIDEVFTAFNLTPFNDVRVVILGQDPYHGENQAHGLSFSVKEGVTRPPSLRNMVKELEDDLDLLLLGENGNLTSWAQQGVFLLNTVLTVEAGKANSHSGKGWERFTDAVIRQLGEREEPIIFVLWGKQAQVKKRFINKNKHVILTAPHPSPLSSYRGFFGSKPYSSINNQLKSWGQAPINWEI, from the coding sequence ATGGAACTTACGTTAGATAAAAAGTGGCAAGAACGTTTAGAGGATGAATTATCCCAGGATTATTTTAAAGAGTTATGGCAATTTGTGACACACGCTTATGATACATCTACCATATATCCGCCAATTGATGAAGTATTTACAGCGTTTAACTTAACGCCTTTTAATGATGTTCGTGTGGTAATTTTGGGACAAGACCCATATCATGGTGAAAATCAAGCCCATGGACTGAGTTTTTCTGTGAAAGAAGGTGTCACTCGTCCACCTTCATTAAGAAATATGGTTAAAGAATTAGAAGATGATTTAGACCTTTTATTGTTAGGGGAGAATGGTAACTTAACCTCCTGGGCACAACAAGGCGTCTTTTTATTAAATACAGTGTTAACGGTTGAAGCAGGAAAAGCTAATTCACATAGTGGTAAAGGTTGGGAACGATTCACTGATGCAGTTATTAGACAATTAGGTGAGCGAGAAGAGCCTATCATTTTCGTACTATGGGGTAAGCAAGCGCAAGTTAAAAAACGTTTCATTAATAAAAATAAACATGTCATTTTGACCGCACCACACCCAAGTCCATTATCTTCTTATCGTGGTTTCTTTGGATCAAAACCTTATTCGTCTATTAATAACCAATTAAAATCATGGGGACAAGCGCCAATTAATTGGGAAATCTAG